TCGGAATCAAATGGATTCAAAACTTTGCTTGAATGTGTTGGACATAAATCAGGAAAAGATTCGACAATTATCGCTACCGGATTGCCTACCCAATTTCAAGTATCCTACTCTGGAAGAATTTGAAGGATGTCTTGCATTTTCCGATCTTGGACATGGAGGTTCTGAGCTGTGGGTGATGAAGGAACATGGTGAACATATGTCTTGCATAAAGCATATTAAGGTTTCAGAGATCCATCCCCTGCGCCAAAGAACAACAGGGCTAATAGCATCAGGGCAGCTTTTGGCAGCATCAAAAGAGAAGGCAAATGGTCTAGTCTTGTATGACCCAGACAAACGGTGTGTTGAGGAACCTATGGAAAAAGAGTTGAAATGCAAACGTTTTCTTGATTCTCATTATGTGGTTGATTATGTCCCAAGCTTGGTTTCTGTTTTCCTTGGTGAAGATAGGGACTTCCAAGATTTTCAGAACTCTAGCTGCATTGAAATCTTCAAGAGACGCCtggaagaggaaaaaaaggaGAATATGAAGAATAGATGTTCTTGTACACGTTGGACATTCTTGCCGGAATGTTCCAGTGTTTTGGGTCTAGAGTTGAAAAGGAGGTACAAGTTTAAATGAATAAGCATAGTCTCAAAAGGATGAGAGCAGGTACGGTTTGGATTTTTATGCAAGTCTCCGATTATTGCAATACTTTGTGGTACGCATAAAATGGCATCAAATATGACTGTACCTAATTGTACTTGCCCCAATCCGATTTTCAGAGTCAGCGGAGCAACCAGGATATGTTATTTGGTAGGGCAGTGCTAGAAAGGTCAATAATGTGTTGCCTAAGTTTAGGTCATTAtgttaaattaaaaaaaaaaaaaaattaggtagCAAAAGTAGCTCATATTAAAACTATGGCTCTGCTTGGATTAGAGTGTTTTGGATTGAGATATTTTGTTTTTGGAGTTTGCAGTAACACAacatccccccccccccccaaaaaaaacgCCTAATTCATGCGTTTTCTCATATGCGTTTTCCCATATCTCAATCCTTTGACGACTAAGTCTGGCTTTAGgttgattgatgatgaaataCACAGCAAGAAAGCTCACGAGACAAGTTCGAGTTAATTTTTGCTTTTCGGTTTTGTTGATAATATTTGACCTTGTGCATTACTGCTTCGTACGTAGTTGATCATGTAGAAAGCTTGACTGTATTGTCCATTGTGAAGATGAAAAATTACCTCCCCAAAAACTTCCACCACACTTCAGTCCTTCATGGCCATGcaagagaaaacaaaatcaaagaTAAGAGAGGTTATTCCTTTGTTCAATAGGTTTAAATAGACTGTTTCGTTGTATTCTGATCGGGTGATGGAAAGGTTCAGGTTCCATGCCCGAACGAATGAATAGTTTGATCATATGATCATGATCAACTACCTACTTGAGAGAGCAAAGACCGTTGAGCCCTCCAAAAgacaagttgatcaacttgacaAACCGGCTCAGTCAGCTCTAGAAGATTAATCGAAGAGGTTAAATCCAAATCCTTCATCCCAAATTCATGGTTTCATCAAGAACATCTTTCAACATTTGACCCTCGAATTGCTTCCCTCTATAGCTCTTACCAAAAGCAACTGTAGTAACAACTGCATCCACCAAGTTAAAAAGTTTTTCATCAAGGTTAACCAGTTTCCCCGACGCTAATGAAATGGAGTCTATCAAATGAGTAATCTCAATTTCCCCAGGTGAGTTTGGCCTGCTGCAGAAGTCTATATCATGAGTTTGCAAGACTTCTTTAGCCATTTCAGCTGAGGAAATGACTAAGGTGGGGACATTGCCTAGTTGAAGTAGCATGGCTGGGCCATATTTTTGTGACAGTTGCCATAACTTCTGGTGAGGTAACTTTCCTAGCTGATGCAAGTTGCCTACGATAGGAAACTTTGGAGGGCTTGGTGGAAGTTTGGCTTTAATGctatttgttttctttgcttTGAGAATATGCAAATATATGAGGAAGACAAAGGCGAGGAGTAAAAGAAGAGGAGGCATCATGATGGAAGAAAGTCGAGCAGAGTTTCTGAACCTTCACATTTTGGACTAATTTGATTGTGCCTTGGCCAATGCATACAGTTTCGTGAAGAAAGGAATGTGTACATTCTGGTTCTGATTATTTAATCCCAGATATAGGATGGCATTGCCCCTAAGTATAGCCTATCAGTGTCCTATAGAATAAAATTTGGTAAAAACAGAACTTTTCTCTCTATTTAGTAAACTAGTTGttatctcttttttcttttttgaactATTCATTGGTTTTATCTAAAACATGGTAAAAAAACATTGCACCAAAAACAATACATGTAATATAAGGGACAAGCTAAAGATAATTGTATTGGGATTGGACAGCTAGGTTCTTGGTTCTTTGGGAAGGAGCAAATATACCCATTTACAAAAGAGGGGGTGTCTTTTATTAGCATTTAGGAAGGAGGAAGAAACAAATAGAGTGCAGGATACATGGTCCTGTGCTGCCCTCCAAGAATGGCacgcaaaaagaagaaaatgaatagaTAAAACTATGAGTACAGAAGAAAAGCGATAAAGCAATGGCACTAAAAAAGACTCAAAAAGAAAATACAGGGACACTGCCATCAAAATTTTACAGATAAGCTACATTCATCCGACCAACGTATTACAAGAAATCATTTACACTTATCATATTTAGCGGTTACCTCCTATCTTCCACCAGATAATTCAATAGCATCTTGATTATAAATTGAATCTTCTCCCCAGTCAAATCTTCTCTGCAACCTCTCATACTCCTGCCTACGGGTAACTTCGACATGCTGCCACTCTTCCCATCTCTCAGCTAGCCCCTCGCCTTCCAGCATGCGGACCACTTCTGACATCGCCGGTCGATCCTCTGGTGATGCTTGGGTGCAGAGTAATGCAACCTGTATCATCATCTCTACTTCTTGAATGTTGTAGTTCCTGCTTAGGTTGCGATCCACAATAGCATCTAATTTTTTCTCCCTCTGCAATTTTTTGACCTTCATTGGGAATGCAGGCAAAAGCAATGAATAATGAGAAGACGCTAGACCACATAAAAGAGTTTTATGGACAGACATCACACAAATGAACTTAAGACGAATTTGGACCAGCAAGTCGAGAGAAAGCAGGACTGTGAAAGctacataaaataattttcaaatacaTACATGGTCAAGCAACAAgacatcatcttcttcttcaagtCGTGAGAAATCTATTGCCCGCTGTCCTGTCACAAGCTCTAACAGCATGATTCCATAACCAAAAACATCAGTCTTTTCTGATGATTTGCCGGTGGACAAGTATTCCGGAGCTATATGACCCATGGTGCCTCGAACCTGGGTTGTAACATTAGTCTTTCTAACatcaacaagttttgccaagcCAAAATCACCAACAACAGCTTCAAAATCTTCATCCAGCAATACATTAGCAGCCTTGACATCACGGTGGATAATTTTAGGATTACAGTGTTCATGAAGGTATTCCAGTCCACGTGCTGTGCCCAGTGCTACAGACTTCCTTGTTGGCCAATCCAGCACAGTTTCCCCGGGTTTTAGCTCTGCATTAACATGCATATTCCATAGAAATGATAAGCTGGTATTAAAGAGGTCTACCATAGGTTGGTTTTACAAGTGTCTCCAAATGTTAAAAAAATCCACCATTTTTTGGGGAACCTTTGTCATGAGCATGTCTATAATTGGTCAAGTCATCGAACTAAGATAGCCCTTAAGAAGACATATTGATTACAAAGTGACAAGCGCTTAACTGAAGAATTAAATTTAGATGAGATCTCCATCTAGATGACGTCAATAGTACCAAGACAAGAACTTCAATTTTAAGGTCCATTGCAAGGATTACAAATAAATTCATAGTGGCTGTCACACAATGAGAGTGAGTCACCCAAAGCCAATCAAGCAAGTTACAATGGCAATCTACTCTGTACAATGCAAGATGTTCGATCCTAAGTGTTTGAAACATCAAGTTTGTACAGAACCAACCATATTAAATAGCAGACATAAAAGCTTCACATTCATGTACCAAAATGTGAGACAATGAGCAGTTTTCTAATTTACTCATTTTTCCAACAAATTCAGAAAAGCAGGATTTTTTTTCACATACATTATGTAAAAGTCTGCATAAGAACATTTTCCAGCAAAACTTTCTAACAAGTTACAACTCATCTTTCTTAACTAGAACACTAAACTTTGATGAAGGACAAGGTAAACCCTGAAGATTCTGTCATAAGAAACTTCTTAATAATTGAAAATGACCTTAAATAATCAGAGTTGCGTGTCCCACAACATGCATTTCAACAACAAATGGGCAAAAAGAAACTGAAAAGCCACAACCATGCAAAAGCTGTTAACAATGACTTTTCACATTGTTCTTGCTAAGCAAGATTACTATTACAGTATCACGATACAAAATGAAATTCTATCAATTAATAAGCATCAAGAGAAAAACAACGGTACCTCGAAGACGATATGCAACACTTAGATTCTGCATGAATGGATACACCAAGAGGCGTTCGGTTGGGGTAGTGCAAAATCCAATCAGTCGTAGAAGATTTCTGTGTACAGCCACACTAATCATCTCAACTTCACGCTGGAATGCTGCATCACCACCGGGACTCTCATAATCTGTTAAACGCTTCACAGCAACTTTTGTACCATCTGCAAGCTCTCCTTTATAGACCTTTCCAAAACCTCCCTGTCCAAGAACATTTTTCTCGCTGAAGTTGTCTGAAGCAAGCTGCAATTCTCTCCAAGCAAATCTCTTCAGCTGACCAAATGCAATTCTTCTATCGACTTCACCTGATGATGCCAAAATTAGCTAATCCAATCAGAGACAGCTTAGATAAAATATCCATTTTCCAAGTGAATCCTTGTAAAGATTGAGGCACTAGTCATTCGAACATTCTGTAATAAAGCATATACAACATAATTCATTTACAAAAAGCAACACAAACCTGCAACATCTACAAAAACTTCACGCTTGTAGCCTCTGTGCCTGCCCCTCCAAACAAATAACAGCAAACCTCCAAGAAGCAGAATACCTAAAATTCCACCAACTATCCCAACAATTATTCCAACCTTTGGTTTACTTGAAGAACCTGCCAAAACAGTAGATTCATTGGATTTAAGTCAGCTAATGAAGGACAATAGCAAAAGTCTATCCATTTCACcccaccatttttctttttaaacagATAAAACAGTACGAATTATACTATTGTGGCATATTACATTCTCTTCCTTCAGCATCCCCCTTTTTTTTGGGAGGAGCAGTAAGATACTGAAAAAGCATGTGTAGCAGCTCTGAAGATAAGTAAAATAGATCCTTGGTAGACTGGAGACATATATGGCATTTGTCTTGTTGTCGAAAAAATCCCAATTACATACCTCCATTATTAGACTCGCATGGATGGGGGAAATTTAAACCACAATTCAGGCTGTTTCCTGTAAAACTGAAATTAGCAATCAAATCTACAATCACTCTCTATATTCATAAACATATAAAAGGATATCTGGAAAAAGAGATAGAATACATACTTGTACTTGGAAACTTCAAAGAATTGATCTGGTATTTGGCCAGTAAGACCATTTGATGCAAGCTGACTGCAGAAAATGTTGTCTTAGTACAGTCAGGATGACAGCAACTCAAATTCATATCTGGTAGTCAGACACCTTTGTCTAATTCTGGAAACAAGTAAAAACTCTAGCCAACCTTATGATACTACACagaacagaaaaataaaatcacttACACACTAACTAAACTTTGAAGATTTGAGAGTGATGGTGGTATTGCTCCAGTAAGATTGTTTTGATTCAAAATCCTACAGAAAAGATTGTGCTCTTAGCCAGAGAGAACTTTGAAATAAACAtaagcaaaaaattaaaaacaagaaCGACAACGAACTGCTTACAAGAAATTAAGCCTCTTGAGATTGCCAAGGGAAGCTGGTATTTCTCCACTCAAATGGTTGTTTTCCAAATCTAACATGGTCAAGCTTGTCAAGTTCCCAAACTCTTCAGGTATCTTGCCAGTTATACCATTTCCTTGCAGTGTACTGGCAGCAAAACATGAGATAACAGAGCTTGGACTGAATTGCTATTCATTTATACAAGCTCATCCAATACTAAGGTGTGACCATATAGGAAAACAACAAGTAGGAACAAGCATCAATCAAAAGGTCAAAGGCTTCTCAGTGCAACAGTCTATGAAGCACTGATACAATAAGCAGTCAACTAAGAAGCATCCATAGTCAAGTTTGCAGAAAATGCTGAGATGAAACCATCATTGGCTTTCCCACCAACAAAATAAATGGCAGGCTTGTGGGATAGGCTTGTAAAAAGGTTGAAACCACTACAACCAAACACATCCAAGAAATTAATCATCTCATTGAATGCAGTTTTATCAAATCAATTAACATATAACATAAAGGACTACCAAAATTCTCATAACTTGGTTATTGCAGCCAAATTCCTCAAGAGCACCTATCCAAAAGTTTAGCTACAGAAGGAAGGAATTATGGAAAAGCTCATAGACTGAACAAAGTTGATAATCCTCTCAGAGATCATTCACATTCTCCTTGTTACTTAACAAGTCCCAGGATGaacctttcctttttttctatTATGTCTCCTTTATCAGGACTAAAAATATGCTATTACAGCACTTGAACCAGACCACTAAATTTACCTTGCGTTGAAACACAGGAGCCATTTAATGCTGTCTTTGGATTGGAATGCACAATAAGACACCAAATCGCATTTTGAAGTTCATTCATAGCCAAACTCATGGACTTTCAAGCCTAAAATCATGTAAAAAGATGAGAATCCTATCCCTAGCTATTGCATAATGCAATTTTCCTCAGTAACTGACTTTGAGAATCTCAATTCTAAAATTTGACATCAAGAAGCCCCAAATTGATTGAAGTTGAGTTGTTAAATATCATTTTACCAGTCCACTATGCAACAACAAAAGAGCGCACATCTCCTCGTGTGCAGGAGAATACCTTCCAATTACTACTATCAACAGGGAAATAAAATCATCAAGAAGAGTCATGCTAAATGAAAGAAACAGCAACTTAAATGAATATAATTATGAACCAAACAGCATCATTTAGATATTTCTGAAAGGCATCAAATGATATGATCCAATAACAAACTTCTTAAAGTTCCTGTCACCTACAGTGTCGTAAGAGCCTTCAAAACCCCTATTTTTGGAGACAAGGTGCCAGGAAAACCCATGTTGGACAAGGATCTGCAGACAAGGTGAAGATATTATTACGGACCTGATTCGGTCAAAGACTTACGCAGCTACTGCAGAAATCTTTCAACAAAAGAATGTGTATCATGCATGGGCAAAAAAGATTGAGATCCCTGTTTTAGCAAATGATATTGGAACCTCTACATGAATGAGTAACTTACACGGTGGTGACTTTGTAATTGTTGTCACAGATAACCTTAGACCAAGTGCATGGATTAACTTGATTCTGATTCCAATCTGCTAGTTGACTGCTTGAAGCATTGAGAGAGCTCCTTAATGCATAAAGAGCCTCTCCTGAAACAAGCCCCAAGGCTTCTTACTAATTAGCAGCCCATAAATGCTACTACGCACATTAGCaagaaaataatccaaggaataCTTCATAAAAACGATTGGCAAAGAAAAATAACAGAAATGTACCAAAATATGCAAAGAAAATCACCAAATTTATAAAATTCTGCTGATTATAAGCACAAGAGAATATGTTGGTGTGACAATTGAAATGGAGTATCAGAAGCCCTAATAAATTGTTTACCTTGCTCATCAGGTAAGACAAAGGAACACAAACTTGCCAGGAACAGAATCACAAAGAACAGCTCCATCTTCAATGATACTGGTCCCACAGACTTGAACGAAGTCAAATCTTTTTTCCAGGTGGTGAATGCAACATAATGTTATCGTTCACCCAAAAAGAATACCAACTCTGCAAGACAATTCCAAAACTTGTAACCAACTAAAGAAAAGGTGCTCCAATAACAAAATCTAATCAACAACAATGACAGAATACTACATTGATTTCCAGACATTGACAAaccaaaagcaagaaaag
This sequence is a window from Coffea eugenioides isolate CCC68of chromosome 7, Ceug_1.0, whole genome shotgun sequence. Protein-coding genes within it:
- the LOC113777742 gene encoding probable LRR receptor-like serine/threonine-protein kinase At5g10290, whose translation is MELFFVILFLASLCSFVLPDEQGEALYALRSSLNASSSQLADWNQNQVNPCTWSKVICDNNYKVTTVSLSNMGFPGTLSPKIGVLKALTTLTLQGNGITGKIPEEFGNLTSLTMLDLENNHLSGEIPASLGNLKRLNFLILNQNNLTGAIPPSLSNLQSLVSVQLASNGLTGQIPDQFFEVSKYNFTGNSLNCGLNFPHPCESNNGGSSSKPKVGIIVGIVGGILGILLLGGLLLFVWRGRHRGYKREVFVDVAGEVDRRIAFGQLKRFAWRELQLASDNFSEKNVLGQGGFGKVYKGELADGTKVAVKRLTDYESPGGDAAFQREVEMISVAVHRNLLRLIGFCTTPTERLLVYPFMQNLSVAYRLRELKPGETVLDWPTRKSVALGTARGLEYLHEHCNPKIIHRDVKAANVLLDEDFEAVVGDFGLAKLVDVRKTNVTTQVRGTMGHIAPEYLSTGKSSEKTDVFGYGIMLLELVTGQRAIDFSRLEEEDDVLLLDHVKKLQREKKLDAIVDRNLSRNYNIQEVEMMIQVALLCTQASPEDRPAMSEVVRMLEGEGLAERWEEWQHVEVTRRQEYERLQRRFDWGEDSIYNQDAIELSGGR